The genomic interval GCCACAGTTCTTCCGATTCGTGGATACCTTCAAAATGTGTGTCACGATCAAATCCTGCAGAAACCTTTACAGGGGCATGCAGCGCGGCGGCCAATTTAGAGAATACCGCCTGCGAAGCCTTATTGGTCGGGGTGATGGTGGTTTCCAGTGCCTGAATATTCCGGCAGGCCGGGCGTTTCAGCAGTTCGAGCAGCATCCGGCCGGCCAATCCCTGACCACGGGCCGGTTCCGCTACGGCAACCTGCCAGATAAAAAGCGTGTCAGGTCGATCCGGAATCAGATAGCCGCTGATAAAGCCGACCAGATTCCCCTGCTCTTTTGCACAGATTGCCGTTTCATTAAAATGGGAACATTGCAATAGATTACAGTATACGGAGTTCGGATCCAGCGGAGGACATGCTGCAACCAGCCGGTGCAGCGCATAACCGTCGGTGGATACCGGCGGATGAAAATCAATGGTTGTTTTTTGCAAAATACCTCGCTTTGCAGTCGGTTGCTGTTGCTTTAAATTGAAATCAAGGCAAGCTGACTGTGTGTTGTATTCGAATATCGTTTTTTATTTACGGACAGTTTCTACCGCCCTGAGTACGGGAAAGCGCAAGCACCGTAGAAAAGGATGAATTTGCATGCAAACTATTTCGTGTTAGAATTATTCGTCTAGATATCTTATCAGGTATAAAGAAAGAGCTCATCATGACCGAACAAAGTAATATTACGCTGGAGCAACGGAACGAATTTTTCGAAACCTATGGCATCCGTGTGCTGAAATCGCTGCGCCGCATTATCCGCGCCGTTGATATCCACTCCAAAAAACTGAGCCATGATTATAAAATCACGGCACCGCAGATGATCTGCCTTTACAGCCTTCAGAAAAACGGACCGATGACGCAGTCCGAGCTGGCCCAGGATGTCGATCTCGGTATGAGCACGGTGAACGGCATAATTGACCGTTTACATGCAAAAGGCTGGATTCACCGACAGCGTGACGAGGTGGACCGCCGCAAAGTTTTTCTTGAACTGACGGAAAGCGGAACAGTTCAGGCCAATGAAGCCCCTGCTCTGCTGCAGGATAAACTCTCTGAAGCCCTGCAGGCCCTGCCGGAACTGGAACAGGCCGCCATTGCATTGTCGCTCGAACGTATCGTTGAACTTATGGGTGTCGGTCATCTGGAAGCTTCAAGCAACCTGATTCCTACCGAACAGATTCCGGAAAATCCGTCTTCGTCCGCTCGCGGTTGATAGATCAGACATCCAGCCGGGATGTCCCATAATACGGTGGCGACGGCGTGAACGAGTCGCATTTAAGCATCGCCGTTCGCATTCCGATATGCTTGTTTATTTCCGGCAGCGCGCAGATGAAGACTGCGTTGCATGGTTTGCCGGAAATAAACATCGGATGGAAAGAAAATGATCTGTTTATTATCCCCCTCGAAAAGTATGGATATGGAGCCGGTGAATCTGAAGGATTTCACCGAACCGCTTTTTCTCGAAAAATCGCAGCAGCTGATTTCCAGAGCCCGGAAGTTCAGTACGGCCGAGCTGATGGAATTCATGGAGATCAGTGAAAAACTCGCGGAGCTGAACCGGCAGCGTTTCAACGACTGGAACCTGCCGTTCACTCTTGAAAATGCTAAACAGGCGGTTTTCGCGTTTACCGGCGATGTCTATGACGGACTCGATGCCGGTTCACTGAAAAAAGCCGATCTGAATTTTGCACAGGAGCATCTACGGATACTCTCCGGGCTTTACGGATTACTGAAACCGCTCGACCTGATCCAGCCCTATCGCCTGGAAATGAGCCGTCCGCTGGAAACACGCGGGGCAAAAAATCTGTATCAATTCTGGAGCACACTGATTACCGAAGAACTGAATCAGACACCGGGCGATGCGATAATCAACCTGGCCTCGAATGAATACTTTAAAGCCATCGATAAAAAGACGCTGAAAAAGGATATTATATCGCCGGTGTTCAAGGACGGAAAAAACGGAACCTTTAAAATCATCAGCTTTTTCGCCAAAAAGGCGCGTGGCGCGATGGCCCGTTTTATTATCGAAAACCGCGTAACATCACCTGAAGAACTGCTGAAGTTCAATGAATCGGGATATGCATTCAACCCCGAATTATCCACACCGGCCACGCCGGTCTTTACTCGCCCGGAAAAACGAGCATAAAAGGTTATGCCTTACAGCAGCACGAACAGCTGTTTGCTCGGCGGTAGATTTTCCGAGCTTCCGACATTGCTTTCAATGCCGTTGAAAAAGCACCGAGTGCTTTCAGCTGTTTCTTTTCAGGCATCAGTACACAGCCTGCCGCGTGCATCTGTCTCACACCGCTCCAGGACTGCGGCTGAGTCTCAAGGTAGTATCTTACTTTAGCCATTATGCGCTCCATATTTTTTACAGGATCAATGGTAACTTTTAATATTGGGATAAGATAAACAGCAGGTTAAATGATCGTGTTCACTCGAATGAATACCGCCTGTTTTTTCAAGGTTTGGAACTTTTCCGCCGCTGATGAGATGCGGTATAAACAATGACATGAGTTCGGACCATGGCAGAAAGCAGTTGCATGCGTTTTTTTCCGGGCGGGTTCAAGGTGTCGGATTTCGTTACACCGTCTGCGAACTGGCGTCGTCGTTCGCTGTCACCGGGTTTGTGAAAAATCTATGGGACGGCGATGTAGAACTTGTGGCGGAAGGCGCGCATCAGGAGCTGGTCGATTTCCTGAACAGGATCAGAACCTCGCGGCTGGGCCGCGGAATCGTACAGGTCCGGGTTGGCTGGAATGAAGCCTCAGACCGATTTAAACAGTTTGGAATCGAATTTTAATGAAGTACGCAATTTTAGGAGATATTCATGCCAACCTCGAAGCACTGACCGCTGTGCTGGAGGATGCCGGAAAACAGGGCGTCACCCATTATGCCTGCACCGGGGATGTGGTGGGCTATAATGCTGACCCGAAAAACTGCCTGCAGATCATCCGCAACCTGAAATGCAGTGTGGTACAGGGCAATCATGACTATTATGCCGCCTGCAACGAGAACATGGAACTGTTCACGCCCATGGCTCAGAAAAGTATCCGCTGGACCCGGAAACATCTATCGCCCTTCGAACGGAAATATCTGCGGCATCTTCCGCTGATTATCGACATCGAAAACTTCACGATTGTGCACAGCTCCCTGAGTAATCCGCACCGCTGGAACTATATTTTCAAACGCCGCGCCGCCGATGCCAATTTCCGGAACCAGTTTAATAATGTCTGCTTTTTCGGACATACCCACGTCCCGCTCGCCTTTGTGAAAGGGGAAAGCATTGAAAAAGGGTTTTATGAGACACTGCAGATTAAACCGGGTTTTCAGTATCTGATCAATGTGGGCAGTGTCGGACAACCGCGCGACCGGAATCCTAAAGCGGCCTATGTAATCTACGACCTGGAGACGCAGACGATTACGATGCGCCGGGTTGAATATGATCTTACAGCAACTCAGAAAAAAATAAGGGCAGCCGGGCTGCCCTTCAGAAATGCTCTGCGTCTGGCCAGCGGGCGTTAAACTGCACCTGCGGAAGCCTGCTGTTTCCGGGCGATCTCACCGGCCGCACCGCCTTCCCCCACCAGTTTTGCATGCAGCAGAGCGGCTGCAATTTCGAGATCACTGCGGCTACGGATTTTCATATTTTCAAAACCGGCTTCAACCAGATGTATTTCTGAAGAAGACGATACCAATGATGACTCATCATCAATCAGCTTAGTTCCTTTGTTTTTTGTACTGATGATCTCTTTAATTACAGCTGTTTTGAATGCCTGCGGCGTTTGAGCACTCCAGATCGTATTCCGATCCAGTGTTTCAACCACACGATTTCCTTTCGGTGCAAATTTAGTCGCATCCTTAATCTTATGTGCCGCAATAGCGCAACCATAACGCTTAGCACGTTTCACCGTTTCAGACAGAACGCTTCGGGTGAGAAACGGACGTGAAGCTTCGTGAATCACAACGACCCCCGGATCCGTCTTAATTTTACTGAAAACAGTCCGCAGTGAACTCATCCGGTTAACCCCGCCGACAACCACACCGCGTACTTTCGTACATCCGAAGCGTTTAATTGCATGAATCGTTGGGTCCACCCGCTCCTTCCTTACCACCACCACAATACTGTCAATACAGTCGGCATTCTCCAGTGTCTTCAGGGAGTGCGATAAAATCGGACCGCTACCCAGCGGCAGAAATGCCGCCTCAGTCCCCGAAGCGATTTCCTCCTCTTTCCCGCAGGCAATAACAATGGCCATAACACTCATATTTTCTCCTTAACCCCGATGCAAATAACTTGAGCTCATTAAGTTACACCCTTAAAAAGAACACGTCAAGATTTGATCAAAAACGGTTTTGCTTTCCTTCCGAAGAACAACCCTCCATGATCCCGTCATGGATTCGGTGAGTTCTATGCTTATTCTTTATGACGGCAACTGCCCGCTCTGCTGTGCCAAACGTGATTTTCTGATGAGAAGAGATCGCAGAGGCGCACTTGAATTTGCCGATATTCGCGATCCGGATTTTTGCCTTCCTCTGGACGGAATCCCCCTTGATATGCTCGCCGCTGAAATTCATGCCATCACAAATGAACGCCAGGTATTGCACGGTATGGAGGTCATCCGAGCCGCTTATCGCGCCATCGGTATCGGGTGGATTGCGGCTCCGACCGGCTGGCCGCTGCTTCGTCCATTCTTCGACCTCCTGTATACACATATCGCCAGAAACCGGCTGAAAATCAGTCACCGACTTTTTCGTCCCTCTCGCTAATCACTTTAATACAACATGTTGCGCAGCCCCAACACAACACCCATAATTTGTTCATTGACTTGTTTTCCAGGCTTGGACAAAATTTATTTATGAAAGGCGGATATACGATACAACAGACCTTCAAGGGCTGGAAAGGAGACCAATCGATACCCTTGACTCATCCATACCCTAACCCGACCCCGAAAGGCCCCAGGCAATATGACCACCCCCCAGAAGAAAATCTTCGTTCTTGATACCAATGTAATCCTTCACGACAGCAGCTGCATTCATCAGTTCGGCGAACATGATATCGTCATACCTATCACCGTACTGGAAGAACTCGATCACTTTAAGAAAGGAAATGATTCGCTCAATTTTCACGCCCGCGAATTTGCCCGTACACTCGACTCACTGGCCGAAGACAAGCTGTTTAACGGTGGTGTATCCATTGGCACCGGTCGTGGTAAAATAAGCATTAAACTCGACAGTGAATTTCATGAAAATATTGCAGCCAATTTTGCCGACCGGAAAAAACCGGATCACCGGATTCTGAACAGCGGCTATTCGGTGGCCAAAGAATATCCGGACAGGATCGTTACGCTGGTAACCAAAGACGTCAACCTGCGGATGAAGGCCAAAGCCGTCGGGCTGCTGGCAGCCGACTATAAAAACGACCATGTCTCCGACATTCAGCGGCTCTATACCGGAACACGCATGGAAGAAAACGTGGATCCGGAACTGATCAACCTGATGTATACCCCGCCGTATGAATTCGCTTCAGACCGGTTGAAGGTGGATCACCCTCTCATTCCCAATGAATATCTTATCCTGCGCGGTGAACGAAAGTCCGCTCTGGCGGTTTATGACGATGAAATGAACCTCATCAAACATGTGGATAAAGTGCCGGCCTTTGGAATTACACCGCGAAATTCCGAACAGACCTATGCCCTCGATGCCATCCTGAACGATAACGTCCGGCTTGTTACACTCACCGGAAAAGCCGGCACAGGAAAAACGCTGATTGCACTCGCCGGGGCATTGAAACGGAAAAAAAGTTACCGCCAGATTCTGATGGCCCGACCTATTGTTGCGCTCAGCAATAAGGATATCGGCTTTCTTCCGGGCGATATTCATTCCAAGCTTGATCCCTACATGAAACCGCTTTTTGATAATCTCGCAGTTATTGAACATGCTCAGGGCGACTCCAAGAAAAGCCAGGTCACCAAACTTGTGGATGATAAAAAACTGATTATCGAGCCGCTTTCCTATATTCGCGGCCGAAGTCTGGTGAACACCTTCTTCATCATTGATGAAGCCCAGAATTTAACGCCGCACGAAATCAAAACCATTATCACCCGTGCAGGGGAAGGCACAAAAATTGTGTTTACCGGCGATGTGTTTCAGATCGACCATCCTTATCTCGACAGCCATTCAAACGGCCTGAGTTATCTGATTGAAAAGATGACCGGACAGCGGCTCTACGCACACGTCAACCTGACCAAAGGCGAGCGCTCGGAACTGGCCGACCTGGCCGGGTCGCTACTCTGAAATCAGCCGTGCTTTAACTCAAAGCGAAGGTGACGGATCTGCATGCCGGTGAAGTTCGACTGGAGTTTAAACAGGAGCGGACGCTTCATCCGCTCCAGTTCCGGAACCCATCCCGGATGATCGACAAACACCGTCAACGCATGATCTTTTATAAATCCCGGTTCACTGTGACTGGCTATCTGCGGCCCCGCCAGTTTTTCCCAGGCATTCCGCAACACAACCACACTTTCCTGTACCGGCTGATCAAAATCCGAGACCACATCCTTCAGAATCTCCGCCACACTTTTCATGTCGCGCCGGGGTGCCATCGGTTTGTTCAGATGATACCGAACGCGATCAAGCTCCCACCGGCTGTTATTTTTTCTGCTGTGACGTGGTTGCTCCATGCGGCGATTGAGCCAGATAGACGTCCCTCAATACAAGGTTATTGACGACAGAAAAACAGCTTTCTCCGCCACAACCTGCACTTCTAAAAGAGGATGGACGGTCAGTTTCCGTTGATAAAGTTTACCGCATTCCGGAACAGTTCCAGGCCGAGCCCCTGCTCCGGAAGTTTACCGTCCAGTTTCTGCTTGTCCCAGTTCGGATGATTTTCCGGGAACAGATAGGCTTCCGGGTGCGGCATCATACCGAAAATACGTCCGGTCGGATCCGTCAGTCCGGCAATCGCATGCAGCGAACCATTTGGATTTGCCGGAAAATCCTGTGTCGGATTGTTTTCGGTATCCACATAACGTGCCGCCACGCAACCTTGAGCTTCCAGCTTTTCAAGCAGTTCATTATCCAGCGTGAAAACCTTGCCTTCGCCGTGCCGGATCGGAAGCGGCATGGTGCCCAGACCTTTTGTGAATACACACGCGGTATCTTCAAAACGTATGTTGCACCAGAAATTCTGGAAGGAGCCGCAGTCATTCTGCATCAGAGCAACTGTCGGTTCAAAATACGTTCCGTCGAGTCCGGGCAGCAGCCCCATTTTGGTCATCACCTGAAAACCGTTGCAAATGCCCATGATCAGCTTGCCGTCATCAATAAACTGCTGAATCTGCGCCTGCATATGGTGTTTTACGCGCAGAGCAAAAACGTGTCCGCTGGTCATATGGTCGCCATAGGAAAATCCACCGATAAACATCATCGCCTGAAAATCTTCCAGCTGATCCGGATGATCCAGCAGATCGTTCAGGTGAACCAGCTTAGGTTCCGCTCCGGCCAGTTTCCATGCATGGGCGCTCTCCGCTTCGCAGTTCACCCCGTATCCTGTAATAATCAAAACCTTTGGCTTACTCATTCTTTCCTCTATTTGTTCATGTCTTCAAGCATCGCCGTTGCTGCGGCAACCGGATCTTCGGCATGCATGATCGGGCGGCCGATTACCAGATGCGTCGCCCCCTGCTCCACGGCAAACGACGGTGAAGCCACACGCTTCTGATCGCCGATATCTCCGTTCGGCATGCGGATGCCCGGTGTAACCAGAATCGCTTCCGGAAACGCATCGCGCAGTACTTTGGCTTCGTGCGCACTGGTAACCATCCCGTCGATCCCCGACGAAACAGCCAGTTCTCCCAGTTTCACGGCCTGTTCGGAAACCGTACGATTAATCCCTAAATCTGTAAAATCATCTGCACTCAGGCTGGTCAGCGTGGTGACCGCCACAATTTTCGGCGGGTTTGCGCATTCCGCTGCCGCTTTGGCCGCATACTCGAGCATGGCGCGTCCACCGATTGCATGAACAGTCATGAGGTTCACACCGTGGCTCGCTGCGGTTTTTACGGCGTTGGCTACGGTCTGCGGAATATCGTGCAGTTTCAAATCGAGAAAGATTTTCTTGCCGCGTTTTTTCAACGGTTCCAGTACGGAAGGTCCTTCGGCACAGAAGAGTTCGAGCCCTACTTTATACCACTCAATAAAATCGGGTAATTCCTGAAGTTTGGCCTCCATTGCCTCGGTATTCGGCACATCGAGCGCCACGATCAAATCTGCTTTATTCATCCGAAAATCCTTTCTGCGTTCCAAAGTCTGGAAAGCTAGCAGAAAAGTTCCGGACGCTGGAACTTTTAAGCGTGCGTTTTTTTCGGAATCGGAATTTCAGGAGGATGCGGCTACTGTTGCCAACCCAATCCGGGCACTTAAATTTTCAGCCAGACCGTCTGATAGGGCTCAAACGGAATGACTTTTCCATCACCCATATACCGGCGGCCGGTCAGCAGATCCGAACAGGAATCTGCACGGTTCAGCCGGTAGAGGCGGTCATCGACGGTCAGCTCCTGATAATCGGCGGTAAAGTTACTGATGCACACCACACGCTCTTCTTTCCACTCACGCTCGATCACAAACCACTCGGAACCCAGGTTGATAATCTGCTGGCCTGCATCCGG from Verrucomicrobia bacterium S94 carries:
- a CDS encoding phosphoribosylformylglycinamidine synthase subunit PurQ — protein: MSKPKVLIITGYGVNCEAESAHAWKLAGAEPKLVHLNDLLDHPDQLEDFQAMMFIGGFSYGDHMTSGHVFALRVKHHMQAQIQQFIDDGKLIMGICNGFQVMTKMGLLPGLDGTYFEPTVALMQNDCGSFQNFWCNIRFEDTACVFTKGLGTMPLPIRHGEGKVFTLDNELLEKLEAQGCVAARYVDTENNPTQDFPANPNGSLHAIAGLTDPTGRIFGMMPHPEAYLFPENHPNWDKQKLDGKLPEQGLGLELFRNAVNFINGN
- a CDS encoding DUF393 domain-containing protein, with amino-acid sequence MDSVSSMLILYDGNCPLCCAKRDFLMRRDRRGALEFADIRDPDFCLPLDGIPLDMLAAEIHAITNERQVLHGMEVIRAAYRAIGIGWIAAPTGWPLLRPFFDLLYTHIARNRLKISHRLFRPSR
- a CDS encoding DUF721 domain-containing protein; this encodes MEQPRHSRKNNSRWELDRVRYHLNKPMAPRRDMKSVAEILKDVVSDFDQPVQESVVVLRNAWEKLAGPQIASHSEPGFIKDHALTVFVDHPGWVPELERMKRPLLFKLQSNFTGMQIRHLRFELKHG
- the ectA gene encoding diaminobutyrate acetyltransferase; translation: MLQKTTIDFHPPVSTDGYALHRLVAACPPLDPNSVYCNLLQCSHFNETAICAKEQGNLVGFISGYLIPDRPDTLFIWQVAVAEPARGQGLAGRMLLELLKRPACRNIQALETTITPTNKASQAVFSKLAAALHAPVKVSAGFDRDTHFEGIHESEELWHIGPITKQQSEEK
- the yaaA gene encoding peroxide stress protein YaaA produces the protein MICLLSPSKSMDMEPVNLKDFTEPLFLEKSQQLISRARKFSTAELMEFMEISEKLAELNRQRFNDWNLPFTLENAKQAVFAFTGDVYDGLDAGSLKKADLNFAQEHLRILSGLYGLLKPLDLIQPYRLEMSRPLETRGAKNLYQFWSTLITEELNQTPGDAIINLASNEYFKAIDKKTLKKDIISPVFKDGKNGTFKIISFFAKKARGAMARFIIENRVTSPEELLKFNESGYAFNPELSTPATPVFTRPEKRA
- a CDS encoding orotidine-5'-phosphate decarboxylase; this encodes MNKADLIVALDVPNTEAMEAKLQELPDFIEWYKVGLELFCAEGPSVLEPLKKRGKKIFLDLKLHDIPQTVANAVKTAASHGVNLMTVHAIGGRAMLEYAAKAAAECANPPKIVAVTTLTSLSADDFTDLGINRTVSEQAVKLGELAVSSGIDGMVTSAHEAKVLRDAFPEAILVTPGIRMPNGDIGDQKRVASPSFAVEQGATHLVIGRPIMHAEDPVAAATAMLEDMNK
- a CDS encoding metallophosphoesterase — encoded protein: MKYAILGDIHANLEALTAVLEDAGKQGVTHYACTGDVVGYNADPKNCLQIIRNLKCSVVQGNHDYYAACNENMELFTPMAQKSIRWTRKHLSPFERKYLRHLPLIIDIENFTIVHSSLSNPHRWNYIFKRRAADANFRNQFNNVCFFGHTHVPLAFVKGESIEKGFYETLQIKPGFQYLINVGSVGQPRDRNPKAAYVIYDLETQTITMRRVEYDLTATQKKIRAAGLPFRNALRLASGR
- a CDS encoding MarR family transcriptional regulator, translating into MTEQSNITLEQRNEFFETYGIRVLKSLRRIIRAVDIHSKKLSHDYKITAPQMICLYSLQKNGPMTQSELAQDVDLGMSTVNGIIDRLHAKGWIHRQRDEVDRRKVFLELTESGTVQANEAPALLQDKLSEALQALPELEQAAIALSLERIVELMGVGHLEASSNLIPTEQIPENPSSSARG
- a CDS encoding acylphosphatase; protein product: MSSDHGRKQLHAFFSGRVQGVGFRYTVCELASSFAVTGFVKNLWDGDVELVAEGAHQELVDFLNRIRTSRLGRGIVQVRVGWNEASDRFKQFGIEF
- a CDS encoding PhoH family protein yields the protein MTTPQKKIFVLDTNVILHDSSCIHQFGEHDIVIPITVLEELDHFKKGNDSLNFHAREFARTLDSLAEDKLFNGGVSIGTGRGKISIKLDSEFHENIAANFADRKKPDHRILNSGYSVAKEYPDRIVTLVTKDVNLRMKAKAVGLLAADYKNDHVSDIQRLYTGTRMEENVDPELINLMYTPPYEFASDRLKVDHPLIPNEYLILRGERKSALAVYDDEMNLIKHVDKVPAFGITPRNSEQTYALDAILNDNVRLVTLTGKAGTGKTLIALAGALKRKKSYRQILMARPIVALSNKDIGFLPGDIHSKLDPYMKPLFDNLAVIEHAQGDSKKSQVTKLVDDKKLIIEPLSYIRGRSLVNTFFIIDEAQNLTPHEIKTIITRAGEGTKIVFTGDVFQIDHPYLDSHSNGLSYLIEKMTGQRLYAHVNLTKGERSELADLAGSLL